From Pseudomonas sp. CCI4.2, one genomic window encodes:
- a CDS encoding CaiB/BaiF CoA-transferase family protein produces the protein MTTQHPPRPLDGITVISLEHAIAAPFCTRQLADLGARVVKIERPGSGDFARGYDERVNGLASHFVWTNRSKESLTLDLKQDEAGDILMGLLGKADVLVQNLAPGAAARMGLSFEALHERFPRLIVCDISGYGEGGPYEKKKAYDLLIQSEGGFLSVTGGPGEEQMAKAGCSIADIAAGMYAYSGILSALMLRDKSGVGSRIDVSMLESLVEWMGYPMYYAFDGAAPPPRAGAAHSTIYPYGPFPTKGGDTVMLGLQNEREWALFCEKVLLDPALVTDERFSANFKRSENRVQLRQIIVDGFAQLTADEVVARLEVAQIASARVNDMQGVWDHPQLKARDSWREVDSPAGKLPALLPPGRNSAFTPRMDAVPGLGEHTVGILAELGFSTEDHARLQANGVI, from the coding sequence ATGACTACCCAACACCCCCCGCGTCCATTGGACGGCATCACCGTCATCAGCCTCGAACACGCAATTGCCGCGCCGTTTTGCACCCGCCAATTGGCCGATCTCGGCGCCAGGGTGGTGAAAATCGAGCGTCCCGGTAGCGGTGATTTCGCCCGTGGTTACGATGAGCGAGTAAACGGCTTGGCCTCGCATTTTGTCTGGACCAATCGCTCCAAAGAAAGCCTGACCCTGGACCTGAAACAGGACGAAGCCGGCGATATTCTCATGGGCTTGCTCGGCAAGGCCGACGTGCTGGTGCAAAACCTGGCACCCGGTGCGGCGGCGCGCATGGGCTTATCGTTTGAAGCACTGCATGAGCGTTTTCCACGGCTGATCGTGTGTGACATTTCCGGCTACGGCGAAGGCGGTCCGTATGAAAAGAAGAAGGCCTACGACCTGTTGATTCAGAGCGAAGGCGGTTTTTTGTCAGTCACCGGTGGGCCGGGTGAAGAGCAAATGGCCAAGGCCGGTTGCTCCATCGCCGATATCGCCGCCGGCATGTACGCCTACAGCGGGATTTTGTCAGCGCTGATGCTGCGCGATAAGTCGGGCGTTGGCAGTCGGATCGATGTCAGCATGCTGGAAAGCCTCGTCGAGTGGATGGGCTACCCGATGTATTACGCCTTCGACGGTGCCGCGCCACCCCCTCGGGCGGGCGCGGCTCACTCAACGATTTACCCTTACGGCCCGTTTCCCACCAAGGGCGGCGACACGGTCATGCTGGGTCTGCAGAACGAGCGTGAATGGGCGCTGTTTTGCGAAAAAGTTTTGCTGGATCCGGCGCTGGTCACTGACGAACGCTTCTCGGCGAATTTCAAACGCTCGGAGAACCGTGTGCAGTTGCGACAGATCATTGTTGACGGCTTCGCCCAATTGACCGCCGATGAAGTGGTGGCCCGTCTGGAAGTTGCGCAAATTGCCAGCGCTCGGGTCAACGACATGCAAGGCGTATGGGACCACCCGCAACTCAAGGCTCGCGACAGTTGGCGTGAAGTCGACAGCCCAGCCGGCAAGTTGCCTGCGCTATTGCCGCCGGGGCGCAATAGCGCTTTCACTCCGCGCATGGATGCCGTGCCGGGGTTGGGTGAACACACCGTGGGGATACTGGCCGAACTGGGATTCTCCACCGAAGACCACGCGCGATTGCAGGCTAACGGCGTGATTTGA
- a CDS encoding FAS1-like dehydratase domain-containing protein, producing the protein MSAADFTAWLGRTEEAQDQFSRNLIKRIAATFGEDAPVQGAALPLLWQWCFFQEPLAESQLGSDGHPARGGFLPPAENRNRMWAGGRIEFIEPLRVGANAQRLSTITHIEEKIGRTGALLFVTVRHDYSQDGRLAIREEQDIVYREPNPPKQSSGQALEDGDWRESIEPTPTLLFRYSAVTFNGHRIHYDYPYVTGIEGYAGLVVHGPMIATLSLRAFCRANPSARVRHFSYRGERPLIAPQLFSVGGRILETGKAQLWAGNDAGIAQSAEVLFD; encoded by the coding sequence ATGAGTGCTGCAGATTTCACCGCGTGGCTGGGACGTACCGAAGAGGCCCAAGACCAGTTCAGCCGCAACCTGATCAAGCGTATTGCTGCCACCTTCGGTGAAGACGCGCCTGTCCAGGGTGCCGCCTTGCCGCTGCTGTGGCAGTGGTGTTTTTTCCAGGAGCCGCTGGCAGAGTCTCAGTTGGGCAGCGACGGCCATCCCGCGCGGGGTGGGTTTTTGCCCCCGGCTGAAAACCGCAACCGGATGTGGGCCGGTGGCCGCATCGAGTTTATCGAACCATTGCGCGTGGGTGCCAACGCCCAACGCCTGTCGACCATCACTCATATCGAAGAAAAGATCGGCCGCACGGGCGCGTTGTTGTTCGTCACCGTGCGCCACGACTATTCCCAGGACGGTCGCCTGGCGATCCGCGAAGAACAAGACATTGTTTACCGCGAGCCTAACCCGCCCAAACAGAGCAGCGGCCAAGCGTTGGAGGACGGTGACTGGCGCGAAAGCATCGAGCCCACACCAACCCTGCTGTTTCGTTATTCGGCCGTGACCTTCAATGGTCACCGCATCCATTACGACTACCCCTACGTCACGGGCATCGAAGGCTACGCCGGCCTGGTGGTTCACGGCCCGATGATCGCCACCCTGAGCTTGCGCGCGTTTTGTCGGGCCAATCCGAGTGCACGTGTACGGCATTTTTCCTATCGCGGCGAGCGGCCATTGATTGCGCCGCAACTGTTCAGCGTTGGCGGACGAATTCTTGAAACCGGAAAGGCGCAACTCTGGGCCGGCAATGACGCCGGTATCGCCCAAAGCGCTGAAGTGCTGTTCGACTAA
- a CDS encoding acyl-CoA dehydrogenase family protein produces the protein MNPNNNEESNAIREGVRALCAEFDAAYWRKIDEEKGFPEAFVKALTDAGWLSAMIPEQYGGSGLGLAEASVILEEVNRCGGNSGTVHGQMYNMFTLLRHGSDAQKSYYLPKLASGELRLQSMAVTEPSTGTDTTKIKTTAVKQGDKYVINGQKVWISRVQHSDLMILLARTTPLAEVKKKSEGMSIFLVDLRKAIGNGMTVQPIANMVNHETNELFFDNLELPLDSLIGEEGKGFKYILDGLNAERTLIAAECIGDGRWFIEKASAYARDRVVFGRPIGQNQGVQFPIAQAHIEIEAADLMRWRACEEYDSGVNAGASANMAKYLAAKASWEAANACLQTHGGFGFACEYDVERKFRETRLYQVAPISTNLILSYVAEHLLELPRSF, from the coding sequence ATGAACCCTAATAACAACGAAGAATCGAATGCCATCCGCGAAGGCGTGCGCGCTTTGTGTGCCGAATTTGACGCCGCTTACTGGCGCAAGATCGACGAAGAAAAAGGCTTCCCGGAGGCTTTCGTCAAAGCCCTGACCGACGCCGGATGGTTGTCGGCGATGATCCCCGAGCAATACGGCGGCTCAGGCTTGGGCTTGGCCGAAGCCTCGGTGATCCTCGAAGAAGTGAACCGCTGCGGTGGTAACTCGGGCACGGTTCACGGCCAGATGTACAACATGTTCACCTTGCTGCGTCACGGCAGCGACGCGCAAAAAAGTTATTACCTGCCGAAGCTGGCCAGCGGCGAGTTGCGCCTGCAATCCATGGCCGTGACCGAACCCAGCACCGGCACCGACACCACTAAGATCAAAACCACTGCCGTGAAACAAGGCGACAAATACGTGATCAATGGTCAGAAGGTCTGGATCTCCCGCGTCCAGCATTCCGACCTGATGATCCTGCTGGCGCGCACCACGCCACTGGCCGAGGTGAAGAAAAAATCCGAAGGTATGTCGATCTTCCTGGTGGACCTGCGCAAGGCGATTGGTAACGGGATGACGGTTCAGCCCATTGCCAACATGGTCAATCACGAGACCAACGAGCTGTTTTTCGACAACTTGGAACTGCCCCTCGACAGCTTGATCGGTGAAGAAGGCAAAGGCTTTAAATACATCCTTGATGGCCTGAACGCCGAACGTACCTTGATCGCCGCCGAGTGCATCGGTGATGGCCGCTGGTTCATCGAAAAAGCCAGTGCCTATGCCCGTGATCGGGTGGTGTTTGGTCGGCCTATCGGGCAGAACCAAGGCGTGCAATTCCCCATTGCCCAAGCGCACATCGAGATTGAAGCGGCAGACCTGATGCGTTGGCGGGCGTGCGAGGAATACGACAGCGGCGTCAACGCCGGGGCCAGCGCGAACATGGCCAAGTACCTCGCCGCCAAAGCCTCGTGGGAAGCAGCCAATGCCTGCCTGCAAACCCACGGTGGTTTTGGTTTCGCCTGCGAATACGACGTCGAGCGCAAGTTCCGCGAAACCCGGCTTTACCAAGTCGCGCCGATCTCCACCAACCTGATTCTTTCGTACGTCGCCGAGCACCTGCTCGAACTGCCGCGTAGCTTCTGA
- a CDS encoding LysR family transcriptional regulator: MHFDLADLRLFIHIGESPSLTQGARRAFLSPAAASARIKALESQLDTRLLYRDSRGVELTPAGQRLLKHARLIMRQVDYLKSEFTRYGADSAGHIRIFANTTAVTEFLPEVLAGFLAKRPGVSVDLQERLSRDIVRGVLDGSTDMGIIAGPVEAAGLQVMHFSTDRLVLVVAVGHALAGPTPVTLKQTLTFQHIGLHEGSTLLSFLRDHVERLGQNLSLRIQVSSFEAICRMVEAGVGIGIIPESAALRHSRTMELAIIELDEPWAIRERSILVRELDALPGTVRALIATLMPEVAVEADLSVPAPSLASQLPQL, encoded by the coding sequence ATGCATTTTGATTTGGCCGACTTGCGCCTGTTCATCCACATTGGCGAGTCGCCGAGCCTGACCCAAGGTGCCCGTCGTGCGTTTTTGTCGCCGGCTGCCGCCAGCGCCCGAATCAAGGCGTTGGAGAGCCAATTGGACACCCGCCTGCTGTACCGCGACAGCCGTGGGGTTGAGCTAACCCCGGCCGGGCAGCGCTTGCTCAAACACGCGCGGCTGATCATGCGTCAGGTGGATTACCTGAAATCGGAGTTCACCCGTTACGGGGCGGATTCGGCCGGACACATCCGCATCTTCGCCAACACCACAGCGGTGACTGAATTTCTCCCGGAGGTGCTGGCGGGTTTTCTAGCGAAACGGCCTGGCGTGTCGGTGGATCTGCAGGAGCGCTTGTCGCGAGACATCGTCCGGGGGGTGTTGGACGGCAGCACTGACATGGGGATTATTGCCGGGCCGGTGGAGGCAGCCGGACTGCAAGTGATGCATTTCAGCACCGATCGGCTGGTGTTGGTGGTGGCCGTGGGGCATGCGCTGGCCGGGCCGACGCCGGTGACGCTGAAACAGACCCTAACGTTCCAGCACATTGGTTTGCACGAGGGCAGCACGCTGCTGAGTTTCTTGCGCGATCACGTGGAGCGGCTGGGGCAAAACCTGTCGTTGCGGATACAGGTGTCGAGTTTCGAAGCGATCTGCCGGATGGTTGAAGCGGGCGTGGGGATCGGGATTATTCCTGAATCTGCGGCACTTCGGCACAGTCGCACAATGGAATTGGCGATTATCGAGCTGGATGAACCCTGGGCGATTCGTGAGCGCAGCATTCTGGTGCGGGAGCTGGATGCATTGCCGGGGACCGTGCGCGCGTTGATCGCCACGTTGATGCCGGAGGTTGCTGTGGAGGCTGACTTGTCCGTGCCGGCCCCTTCGTTGGCAAGCCAACTCCCTCAGCTTTAA
- the dctM gene encoding C4-dicarboxylate TRAP transporter large permease protein DctM, with the protein MTILCLFLLLFVFMFLGVPIAISLGLSGALSILLFSPDSLSSLAIKLFETSDAYTLLAIPFFLLSGAFMTTGGVAQRLIDFANACVGHIRGGLAIAAVLACMLFAALSGSSPATVAAVGSIAVAGMVRSGYPKAFGAGIICNAGTLGILIPPSIVMVVYASATQTSVGKLFIAGIVPGILLGLALIVVIYIVARVKKLPAQPRVTFREWLRTARRAFWGLLLLVIILGGIYSGMFTPTEAAAVAAVYSAFVSLFIYKDMKIRDCPRVLVESGRLTLMLMFIIANAMLFAHVLTTEQIPQQITNWVVSEGLTPVGFLIMVNIVLLVAGSFMEPSAIVLILAPIFFPIAMKLGIDPIHLGIVMVVNMEIGLVHPPVGLNLFVTSAVTGLTLGETIRAALPWLTILLAFLVLVTYVPFISLALPNWLGMP; encoded by the coding sequence ATGACGATCCTCTGTCTATTCCTGCTTCTGTTTGTATTCATGTTTCTCGGCGTACCCATTGCTATTTCGTTGGGTTTGTCCGGGGCACTGTCGATCCTGCTGTTCAGCCCTGACTCCTTGAGTTCACTGGCGATCAAGCTGTTCGAAACGTCTGACGCTTACACCCTATTGGCTATCCCATTCTTCCTGCTTTCCGGTGCGTTCATGACCACCGGCGGTGTGGCACAACGGCTGATCGATTTTGCCAATGCCTGTGTCGGGCACATTCGTGGCGGGCTGGCGATTGCTGCCGTGCTGGCGTGCATGTTGTTCGCCGCGTTATCCGGTTCTTCGCCAGCCACCGTGGCGGCAGTCGGTTCCATCGCCGTCGCAGGTATGGTCCGGTCCGGGTACCCGAAAGCGTTCGGCGCCGGGATTATTTGCAACGCCGGTACCCTGGGCATTCTGATCCCGCCTTCAATTGTGATGGTGGTCTACGCGTCTGCCACCCAAACCTCGGTCGGCAAGCTGTTCATCGCCGGTATCGTTCCCGGCATCCTCCTCGGCTTAGCCTTGATCGTGGTGATCTACATCGTCGCGCGGGTCAAGAAGTTGCCGGCCCAGCCACGGGTAACCTTCCGCGAATGGCTGCGCACTGCGCGACGGGCGTTCTGGGGATTGCTGTTGCTGGTGATCATCCTTGGCGGTATCTACAGCGGCATGTTCACCCCCACCGAAGCGGCCGCGGTGGCAGCGGTGTATTCGGCGTTCGTCTCGTTGTTTATTTACAAAGACATGAAAATTCGCGACTGCCCACGGGTGCTGGTTGAGTCAGGGCGGCTGACGCTGATGCTGATGTTTATCATCGCCAACGCCATGCTCTTCGCCCACGTACTGACCACCGAACAGATCCCCCAGCAAATCACCAATTGGGTGGTGTCCGAAGGTCTGACGCCGGTTGGCTTCCTGATCATGGTCAACATCGTGCTGCTGGTCGCAGGCAGCTTCATGGAACCGTCGGCCATCGTGCTGATCCTCGCGCCGATCTTCTTCCCCATCGCCATGAAACTCGGCATCGACCCCATCCACCTTGGCATTGTCATGGTGGTGAACATGGAGATCGGTTTGGTCCACCCACCCGTGGGGCTCAACCTGTTCGTGACCTCGGCGGTGACTGGCCTGACCCTGGGCGAAACCATCCGCGCGGCGTTGCCGTGGTTGACGATCTTGTTGGCGTTCCTGGTGCTGGTGACCTACGTACCGTTTATATCGCTGGCGTTGCCGAATTGGTTGGGGATGCCTTGA
- a CDS encoding Hcp family type VI secretion system effector produces MPTPAYLTIKGTSQGLITAGALSKESVGNTHQSSHNDKILVQALHHGVYIPPDGSYRMHKPLVITKMVDKSSPLINSALVNAEHLEVCRLDFYRTAAQGVQEHYYTMELEDALIIAADINMPHCNDPSKAYLGHAEEVHITYRKIIWTHHIAGTESADQWRVSKNT; encoded by the coding sequence ATGCCTACACCCGCTTACCTGACTATCAAAGGAACAAGCCAAGGTTTAATCACTGCTGGAGCATTGAGCAAAGAGTCGGTTGGTAATACTCACCAATCCAGCCATAACGATAAAATTTTGGTGCAGGCGCTGCACCACGGCGTGTACATACCTCCGGACGGGAGTTATCGCATGCACAAGCCACTCGTCATCACCAAAATGGTCGATAAATCTTCACCCCTGATTAACAGCGCGCTGGTGAACGCGGAACATTTGGAAGTGTGCCGATTGGACTTTTATCGGACAGCAGCACAGGGTGTACAAGAACACTATTACACCATGGAATTGGAGGACGCACTGATCATTGCCGCAGACATAAACATGCCGCATTGCAACGACCCAAGCAAAGCGTATTTAGGTCATGCGGAAGAGGTCCACATCACGTATCGAAAAATCATTTGGACGCACCATATCGCGGGGACTGAATCTGCTGATCAATGGCGTGTCAGTAAAAACACTTGA
- a CDS encoding CoA ester lyase, translating to MSGSTIRSALFVPGSRPERFAKALAAGADAVIVDFEDAVEEPLKRQARDNLAAFLHATPSASVWVRINAPEHAQHGADILFCQQQAGVAGVLLPKVESAAQVAAVAAAGKAIWPIIESARGLLALADIAAALGVQRLSFGALDLALDLNLHSGSHAAQFVLDQARVALLLHSRSAHLLPPLDGVHPAINDPQGLHDSIRHAYEMGFAGALCIHPKQIAVIHQALAPDAPTLAWAQRVVDASAHGVGAFQIDGQMVDAPVLLRAQRLLALVVTPSR from the coding sequence ATGTCCGGCTCCACTATTCGCTCCGCGCTGTTCGTGCCCGGTAGCCGACCCGAGCGTTTTGCCAAGGCGTTGGCGGCGGGCGCCGATGCCGTGATCGTCGATTTTGAAGACGCGGTAGAAGAACCCCTCAAGCGCCAGGCCCGGGACAACCTCGCGGCATTTCTGCACGCCACGCCCTCGGCATCGGTCTGGGTGCGGATCAACGCACCCGAGCACGCGCAACATGGCGCCGATATCCTGTTCTGCCAACAGCAAGCGGGCGTGGCCGGTGTACTGCTGCCGAAAGTCGAAAGCGCTGCTCAGGTCGCTGCCGTAGCCGCTGCGGGCAAAGCCATTTGGCCGATCATCGAAAGTGCTCGCGGGCTTTTGGCACTGGCAGACATTGCCGCCGCTCTAGGGGTTCAGCGTTTGTCATTCGGTGCATTGGATTTGGCGCTCGACCTGAACTTGCACAGCGGCTCTCACGCGGCGCAGTTTGTCCTTGATCAGGCCCGCGTTGCCTTACTACTGCATTCGCGCAGTGCACATTTGTTGCCGCCACTGGACGGCGTACACCCCGCCATTAATGACCCGCAAGGCTTGCACGACTCCATTCGCCACGCCTACGAAATGGGTTTCGCTGGCGCTTTGTGCATTCACCCAAAACAAATCGCAGTGATCCATCAGGCATTGGCCCCGGATGCTCCAACTTTGGCTTGGGCCCAGCGGGTGGTCGACGCCAGCGCACACGGTGTTGGCGCGTTTCAAATTGATGGCCAAATGGTCGATGCGCCAGTGTTATTGCGCGCCCAGCGATTGCTGGCGTTGGTGGTAACGCCCTCGCGTTAA
- a CDS encoding TRAP transporter substrate-binding protein — protein MFKVSRALLCAAAMTMASLTQAADPIVIKFSHVVAENTPKGHGALLFKKLVEERLAGKVKVEVYPNSSLFGDGKEMEALLLGDVQMLAPSLAKFEQYTKKTQVFDLPFLFTDLAAVDRFQHGPQGVALLSSMDDKGIHGLAYWHNGLKQLSANKPLHDPKDARGLKFRVQASSVLEAQFVALHANPRKMGFNEVYQGLQTGTVNGTENTWSNYESQKVNEVQKYFTESNHGLIDYMVITNVKFWNGLPPDIRTELEKIMAEVTVEVNKQAEALNQTAKQKIIDAHTSEIIQLTPEQRTAWREAMRPVWDKFSAEIGPDLIKAADDSNKAP, from the coding sequence ATGTTCAAGGTGTCTCGGGCGCTGCTATGCGCCGCCGCAATGACCATGGCCAGCCTGACCCAGGCAGCCGACCCCATCGTCATCAAGTTTTCCCACGTCGTGGCGGAAAATACCCCTAAAGGGCACGGCGCTTTGCTCTTCAAAAAGCTTGTCGAAGAACGTCTGGCGGGCAAAGTGAAAGTCGAGGTCTACCCCAACTCCTCATTGTTCGGTGACGGCAAAGAAATGGAAGCGCTGTTGCTGGGCGACGTGCAAATGCTGGCGCCGTCCTTGGCCAAGTTCGAGCAATACACCAAAAAAACCCAAGTTTTTGATCTGCCCTTCCTGTTCACCGATCTGGCCGCTGTCGACCGTTTTCAACACGGTCCTCAAGGTGTCGCCTTGCTCAGCTCAATGGACGACAAGGGTATTCACGGCCTGGCGTATTGGCACAACGGCTTGAAGCAACTGTCTGCCAACAAACCGCTGCATGATCCCAAAGATGCCCGTGGTTTGAAGTTCCGTGTTCAGGCGTCCAGTGTATTGGAAGCGCAGTTTGTCGCATTGCACGCCAACCCGCGAAAAATGGGTTTCAACGAGGTTTATCAGGGCTTGCAGACCGGCACGGTCAATGGCACCGAGAACACTTGGTCGAACTATGAAAGCCAGAAGGTCAATGAAGTGCAGAAGTACTTCACTGAATCCAACCACGGTTTGATCGACTACATGGTGATCACCAACGTCAAGTTCTGGAACGGCCTGCCACCGGACATTCGTACCGAACTTGAAAAAATCATGGCTGAGGTCACCGTCGAGGTGAACAAGCAGGCGGAAGCGCTGAACCAAACCGCCAAGCAAAAAATCATCGACGCCCACACCAGCGAAATCATTCAGCTGACCCCAGAACAACGGACCGCCTGGCGCGAAGCCATGCGCCCAGTGTGGGACAAGTTCTCGGCGGAAATCGGCCCGGATCTGATCAAGGCTGCCGACGATTCCAACAAAGCGCCGTAA
- a CDS encoding TRAP transporter small permease — MQSLMRLWEHLEEAFIAFLLAAMTLVTFVYVMLNNVYTLFYALSDKWAFSRDFFASAGDHMMGYAQDMTWSVALTKAMFGWLIFFGMSYGVRTAGHLGLDALVKLTPHRVQRWLAMIACLCCLAYSGLFVVASFKWLNALFIASIGAEDLDQFGVKLSDIAVIVPIGFAMVVIRYLEIFWRLFTHRQIGLGLADEAAEASKLASPDQEQH, encoded by the coding sequence ATGCAATCACTGATGCGACTCTGGGAGCACCTGGAGGAAGCCTTTATCGCCTTCCTGCTGGCCGCCATGACGCTGGTGACATTCGTTTACGTGATGCTCAACAACGTCTACACGCTGTTTTACGCGTTGAGCGACAAGTGGGCCTTCAGCCGCGATTTCTTCGCCAGCGCCGGCGATCACATGATGGGTTACGCCCAGGATATGACCTGGAGCGTGGCACTGACCAAAGCGATGTTTGGCTGGCTGATTTTCTTTGGCATGTCCTATGGCGTGCGCACGGCCGGGCATTTGGGCTTGGACGCATTGGTCAAACTGACCCCGCACCGGGTTCAACGCTGGCTGGCGATGATTGCCTGCCTGTGCTGCCTGGCTTATTCCGGTTTGTTCGTGGTGGCCAGTTTCAAATGGTTGAACGCGTTGTTTATCGCCAGTATCGGTGCCGAAGACCTTGATCAATTCGGGGTCAAACTGTCCGATATCGCAGTCATAGTGCCCATCGGTTTTGCCATGGTAGTGATCCGCTATCTGGAAATATTTTGGCGCCTGTTCACCCATCGCCAAATCGGTCTTGGACTCGCAGATGAGGCCGCAGAAGCCAGCAAACTGGCCAGTCCTGACCAGGAGCAACACTGA
- a CDS encoding response regulator, which produces MVDADEFVDDTPENLALLSDALEDAGYLVLVALDGSSALNRIQRRRPDLILLDAMMPGLDGFETCRQIKSQPDSANIPVPFMTALTHSKHVVKGFEAGAIDYVTKPIECNEVLARVASHLRTARILQSARGMFSLMKNETKYTPKIWSGVAPKHRISHRIPIYRRKFFCRNQLVGDAGDAVHPKHRCAAEIANKLAPTGLDQSKFFATARPVGARLACEGFGAVSTIERRCFPEQVRSHGLRPETGRRPTQPLDAQLPLTLV; this is translated from the coding sequence ATGGTCGATGCGGATGAATTCGTCGACGACACGCCGGAGAACCTTGCGTTGTTGTCCGATGCCCTGGAAGACGCCGGCTACCTGGTGCTGGTGGCGCTGGACGGCAGCAGCGCGTTAAACCGCATCCAACGCCGCCGCCCGGACTTGATTCTGCTCGACGCAATGATGCCGGGGCTGGACGGCTTCGAGACCTGCCGACAGATTAAATCCCAACCTGACAGCGCCAACATCCCGGTGCCGTTCATGACTGCCTTGACCCACAGCAAGCACGTGGTCAAAGGCTTCGAAGCTGGCGCCATCGATTACGTGACCAAACCCATCGAATGCAACGAAGTCTTGGCCCGCGTCGCCTCACACCTGCGTACTGCGCGGATATTGCAGTCAGCGCGGGGGATGTTTTCCCTGATGAAAAACGAAACGAAATACACTCCCAAAATTTGGTCTGGGGTTGCCCCCAAACATAGGATCTCCCACCGTATCCCTATTTACCGCCGGAAATTTTTCTGTAGGAACCAACTCGTCGGCGACGCAGGCGACGCGGTACATCCGAAGCACCGCTGTGCTGCTGAAATAGCCAACAAGTTGGCTCCTACAGGTTTGGATCAATCCAAGTTCTTTGCCACGGCGAGACCTGTGGGAGCCAGGCTTGCCTGCGAAGGATTCGGCGCGGTATCAACGATTGAGCGGCGCTGCTTTCCCGAACAAGTTCGGTCCCACGGCCTTCGGCCAGAAACAGGCAGGCGACCAACACAGCCGCTGGACGCACAATTGCCTTTGACCCTAGTTTGA
- a CDS encoding MmgE/PrpD family protein produces the protein MSHTQALAGFLAELKYDDIPDAVLDRTEDFFLDWIGSALASQGSHPIPLFERYAQRMGPSDGPAKMLVNGRGTSAYFAALVNAASSHLVEQDDLHNSSVLHPATVVFPAVLAAAQDLGKSGRDVLLASVAGYEAGIRIGEFMGRSHYTVFHTTATVGTLAAAVAVGKLLGFDKEQFINVLGNAGTQAAGLWEFLRDAADSKQLHTAKAAADGLLAAYMTLDGLTGARNILEGDQGLAAGMSSDSDPSKLSDRLGTRWALAETSFKFHASCRHTHPAADALLHLMQREGLHHEQVSSVRTLVHQAAIDVLGRVVVPQTVHQAKFSMGAVLGLIAVHGSAQLIEFQQLALTDPNVAAFREKVSMELDSEVDGAYPARWLGRVVVTTTDGRSLTAAIDEPKGDPGNTLSRPELEDKFQRLLAFSGARTVEQGKALIEKVWQLRDAQSLNNLI, from the coding sequence ATGAGCCATACCCAAGCGCTGGCCGGTTTCCTGGCTGAGCTGAAATACGATGACATTCCGGATGCAGTCCTCGACCGTACCGAAGATTTTTTTCTTGATTGGATCGGCTCCGCGCTGGCCAGCCAGGGCTCACACCCGATCCCGCTGTTTGAACGTTACGCCCAGCGCATGGGGCCGAGTGATGGCCCGGCAAAAATGCTGGTCAATGGCCGGGGCACCTCGGCCTATTTCGCTGCGTTGGTGAATGCCGCGTCATCGCACCTGGTTGAGCAAGACGACCTGCACAACAGCTCCGTGTTACACCCGGCCACCGTGGTGTTCCCGGCCGTGCTGGCGGCGGCCCAAGACCTGGGTAAATCCGGGCGTGATGTGCTGCTGGCCTCGGTGGCCGGTTACGAAGCCGGGATTCGTATCGGCGAATTCATGGGCCGCTCGCACTACACCGTGTTCCACACCACGGCGACGGTCGGCACCTTGGCGGCAGCGGTTGCCGTCGGCAAATTACTCGGCTTCGATAAAGAACAGTTCATCAACGTATTGGGCAACGCTGGCACCCAGGCCGCTGGGCTGTGGGAATTTCTGCGCGACGCTGCCGACTCGAAACAATTGCACACCGCCAAAGCCGCCGCCGATGGTTTGCTCGCGGCCTATATGACCCTCGATGGTCTGACCGGTGCGCGCAATATCCTAGAAGGCGACCAAGGCCTGGCGGCGGGAATGTCCAGTGACTCGGACCCGAGCAAGTTATCAGATCGTTTGGGCACTCGTTGGGCGTTGGCAGAAACCTCGTTCAAGTTCCACGCATCGTGCCGCCATACCCATCCAGCGGCCGATGCGTTGCTGCACTTGATGCAGCGCGAAGGTTTGCACCATGAACAGGTTTCCAGCGTTAGAACCCTGGTGCATCAAGCCGCCATCGATGTGTTGGGCCGGGTGGTGGTGCCACAAACCGTGCATCAAGCCAAATTCTCCATGGGCGCGGTGCTGGGGTTGATTGCAGTCCACGGCAGTGCGCAGTTGATTGAGTTTCAGCAGTTGGCATTGACTGATCCCAACGTGGCGGCGTTTCGCGAAAAAGTCAGCATGGAACTCGACAGCGAAGTTGACGGCGCCTACCCCGCGCGCTGGCTGGGCCGGGTCGTGGTCACCACCACCGACGGTCGCAGCTTGACGGCGGCCATCGACGAGCCAAAAGGCGATCCGGGCAACACGCTTTCGCGGCCGGAACTGGAAGACAAATTCCAGCGCCTGCTGGCCTTCTCTGGGGCGCGGACGGTGGAGCAGGGCAAGGCGCTGATCGAGAAAGTCTGGCAGCTGCGCGATGCCCAATCATTGAATAACTTGATCTGA